One window from the genome of Magnolia sinica isolate HGM2019 chromosome 4, MsV1, whole genome shotgun sequence encodes:
- the LOC131244085 gene encoding probable LRR receptor-like serine/threonine-protein kinase At3g47570: MELPRMSLWVIWSFLLLSSIHVPCFFGSAAHFSNETDLLALFKFKHIITDDPLHSLSSWNHTLHFCHWQGVTCGGPRHPQRVMALNLTAQKLVGPISPYIENLTFLRIIDLSANSFYGRIPEEIGRLFRLRYLVLTNNTFTEEIPANLTRCLKLQILDLSGNQLTARIPTELGSLSKLPYLSLRRNSLAGRIPPSLGNLSSLWYLRLSENGLEGSIPDDLCQLVSLKFLAIRVNKLSGTIPPRLYNISSIVIFDVALNRLRGNLLPNIGLTLPNLQGLYVGGNQFTGPIPVSLSNASGLAVINLAMSSFSGSVPMNFGNLKSLFRLNLAGNELGIGKARDLNFLDSLTNCSSLQILDLSRNHLSGMLPDSIANLSTQLTWLSFRSNRIYGSIPSGIQNLVGLTALDMGSNFLTSDIPIGVGKLYKLEEIYLNSNGLSGKIPPSLGNITRLYRLILYENKLSGSIPSNLGNCTDLNFIYLCYNNFSGTLPKQLFSIPSLICIYVDNNFFTGYLPHEASYLQALGTFDAFNNKLSGEIPSWLGNSLSLEYLGLDGNFFQGSIPSTFSTLKGLRYLDLSRNNLSGKIPGYLEKFALEYLNLSFNNFEGELPKQGVFGNASRVSVLGNSKLCGGIHELQLPPCSSQASKKRGKPLASKVKFSIIGVVLCLMSLLSFFTTLHWVRKARRKLFSVPSLEDLFTNVSYAELFKATDEFSPANLIGTGSFGTVYKGILDRVGTMVAVKVFNLQRQGALRSFMAECDALRNIRHRNLVKILTCCSSIDFKGNDFKALVYEYMSNGSLEKWLHREGHDQPRRNLKFTQRLNIAIDVASALDYLHNHCQTSIIHQDLKPSNILLDDDMIAHVGDFGLARFLSEVAQSSSVGMKGSIGYIAPEYAMCGKASTQGDVYSYGILLLEMITGKGPTDDVFKDNLSLHHFAKLALAERVMEIVDPQLLLEEAEVIQGNENEINTRNRMHDCLISMVKIGVLCSAESPRKRMQMRDVVDEMYTIKDLYLGVMIHRDKQVRLQILDEGLSYLGHY; encoded by the exons ATGGAGCTCCCACGTATGAGCTTATGGGTAATTTGGTCATTTCTCCTCCTCTCTTCCATTCACGTTCCATGTTTCTTTGGATCTGCTGCTCACTTCTCCAACGAAACTGATCTCCTTGCTTTGTTCAAATTCAAACATATAATAACCGACGATCCTCTCCATTCTTTGAGCTCATGGAACCATACTCTCCACTTCTGCCACTGGCAAGGTGTCACATGCGGTGGTCCCCGGCATCCTCAAAGGGTCATGGCCTTGAACCTCACTGCCCAgaaattggtgggccccatatctcccTACATAGAAAACCTCACCTTCCTCAGGATAATCGATCTCTCAGCCAACAGCTTCTATGGGAGGATTCCTGAAGAGATTGGCCGGTTGTTCCGCTTGAGGTATCTCGTTCTGACCAATAATACATTCACTGAAGAAATTCCAGCAAATCTGACCCGCTGTTTGAAACTCCAAATTCTTGATCTTTCCGGGAATCAGCTCACAGCGAGGATTCCCACTGAGCTTGGCTCTCTATCGAAGCTCCCCTACTTAAGCCTTCGTCGCAACAGTCTTGCAGGAAGAATCCCAccttcacttggaaacctttcgtCTCTCTGGTATCTTCGTCTCTCAGAAAACGGTCTGGAGGGCAGCATCCCAGATGACCTTTGTCAGTTGGTGAGCTTAAAGTTTCTTGCAATACGTGTAAATAAACTGTCAGGTACGATTCCGCCTCGGCTCTACAATATCTCCTCTATTGTCATTTTTGACGTGGCATTGAACAGATTGCGTGGAAATCTTCTACCTAACATAGGCCTCACTCTTCCTAATCTTCAAGGCCTCTATGTTGGAGGAAACCAATTCACAGGACCCATACCagtttcattatccaatgcttcCGGACTTGCAGTTATTAACCTTGCTATGAGTAGTTTTAGTGGATCCGTGCCCATGAATTTTGGAAACCTTAAGAGCCTCTTCCGATTAAATTTGGCGGGCAATGAACTTGGAATTGGTAAAGCTCGTGACTTGAATTTTCTCGATTCTTTGACCAATTGTAGTAGCTTACAAATACTGGATTTAAGCCGTAATCATCTCAGCGGCATGTTGCCGGACTCTATAGCTAATCTTTCGACCCAACTGACATGGCTATCCTTTAGAAGTAACAGGATATACGGAAGCATCCCATCTGGAATTCAGAATCTGGTCGGCTTAACAGCACTGGATATGGGGAGTAATTTTTTAACAAGTGACATTCCCATTGGTGTTGGGAAGCTTTACAAGTTGGAGGAAATTTACTTGAATTCAAATGGATTATCAGGGAAAATTCCACCTTCATTGGGCAACATCACCAGATTGTACCGACTCATTTTATATGAAAACAAACTATCGGGGAGCATACCTTCAAATCTTGGTAATTGCACAGACCTCAACTTCATATACCTCTGCTATAATAACTTCAGCGGTACCTTACCCAAACAACTTTTCAGCATTCCCTCTTTGATCTGCATTTACGTTGACAACAATTTTTTTACTGGTTATCTGCCACATGAAGCCAGTTACTTGCAAGCTCTTGGAACATTTGATGCTTTTAATAACAAATTGTCAGGCGAAATTCCAAGCTGGCTAGGCAATTCTCTCAGCCTAGAGTATCTCGGGTTGGATGGGAACTTCTTTCAAGGATCAATTCCATCAACATTTAGTACTCTAAAAGGCCTTCGATACCTGGATCTTTCACGCAACAACTTATCTGGGAAGATACCAGGATATCTGGAGAAGTTTGCTCTAGAGTATCTAAATCTATCCTTCAATAATTTCGAGGGTGAATTACCAAAACAAGGGGTCTTTGGAAATGCGAGTCGGGTTTCAGTGCTCGGAAATAGTAAGCTTTGTGGGGGTATTCATGAATTACAATTGCCTCCATGCTCTAGCCAAGCTTCCAAGAAACGGGGGAAGCCTCTTGCTTCAAAAGTCAAATTCTCAATAATTGGTGTTGTCCTGTGCCTTATGTCATTATTGTCTTTCTTTACCACTCTTCATTGGGTAAGAAAGGCGAGAAGGAAACTTTTTTCTGTGCCTTCCTTGGAGGATCTTTTTACGAACGTGTCTTATGCGGAGCTCTTTAAAGCAACAGATGAGTTCTCTCCTGCCAATTTGATCGGAACTGGAAGTTTTGGCACCGTATATAAAGGGATTCTAGATCGTGTTGGGACTATGGTAGCAGTGAaagtcttcaaccttcaacgaCAAGGAGCTCTGAGGAGCTTCATGGCTGAATGTGATGCCTTGagaaacattaggcatcggaatcttgttaagatcttaacttgttgctctagcattgattttaagggcaatgattttaaagctcTAGTTTACGAGTACATGTCCAATGGAAGTCTAGAGAAGTGGTTGCACAGGGAGGGCCATGACCAGCCGAGAAGGAACTTGAAGTTTACTCAAAGGCTAAATATTGCTATAGATGTGGCTTCTGCACTGGATTATCTACATAATCATTGCCAAACATCAATCATTCATCAAGATTTAAAGCCAAGCAacattcttcttgatgatgacatgattgctcATGTGGGTGATTTCGGGCTAGCCAGGTTCTTATCTGAGGTTGCTCAAAGCAGCTCAGTTGGGATGAAGGGATCTATTGGGTACATCGCTCCAG AGTATGCGATGTGCGGAAAagcatctacacaaggagatgtttacagctatggaatccttctactagagatgatcactggaaaggggccaactgatgacgtgtttaaggacaatctaagccttcatcattttgctAAGCTGGCTCTGGCTGAACGagtaatggagattgttgatcCACAATTACTCTTAGAAGAAGCTGAAGTTATTCAAGGcaatgaaaatgaaatcaatacaagaaatagaatgcatgactgcttgatttcaatggtcaaaatcGGTGTGTTGTGCTCTGCAGAATCTCCAAGAAAACGAATGCAAATGAGAGATGTTGTTGATGAAATGTACACAATCAAGGACTTGTATCTCGGGGTCATGATTCACCGAGACAAACAAGTTAGGTTGCAAATATTAGATGAAGGTTTGTCTTACCTAGGGCATTACTAA